A single window of Pectobacterium parmentieri DNA harbors:
- the aroB gene encoding 3-dehydroquinate synthase has product MERITVTLGKRSYPITIAAGLFDDSASFMPLKAGEQVMLVTNQTLAPLYLDRVRGVLENTGVHVDQVILPDGEQYKSLAVLDQVFTALLAKPHGRDTTIVALGGGVIGDLAGFAAASYQRGVRFIQVPTTLLSQVDSSVGGKTAVNHPLGKNMIGAFYQPVSVVIDLDCLKSLPARELSSGLAEVIKYGIILDRDFFLWLEENIEAVRELRHDALAYCIRRCCEIKAAVVAADERESGMRALLNLGHTYGHAIEAEMGYGNWLHGEAVAAGMVMAAHTARRLGQFSAADVERIKSLLVRAGLPVNGPTQMTPEAYLPHMMRDKKVLAGELRLVLPTAIGQSEVRGGVAHDMVLASIADCQA; this is encoded by the coding sequence ATGGAAAGAATTACCGTAACACTAGGGAAACGCAGTTATCCCATTACGATAGCCGCCGGATTATTTGATGATTCGGCATCTTTTATGCCGTTAAAAGCGGGGGAGCAGGTCATGCTGGTGACTAACCAGACGTTGGCCCCTCTGTATCTTGACCGCGTTCGTGGTGTGCTGGAAAACACTGGCGTGCATGTCGATCAGGTTATCTTACCTGATGGCGAGCAATACAAATCGCTGGCCGTACTGGATCAGGTTTTTACTGCGCTGCTGGCGAAGCCACATGGTCGTGATACGACGATTGTCGCCTTAGGCGGTGGTGTCATCGGCGATTTAGCCGGTTTTGCCGCAGCCAGTTACCAGCGCGGCGTCCGGTTTATTCAGGTGCCGACAACGCTGTTATCGCAGGTAGATTCTTCCGTCGGTGGTAAAACCGCCGTCAATCACCCGTTGGGTAAAAACATGATCGGGGCGTTTTATCAGCCCGTATCGGTTGTGATCGATTTGGACTGCCTGAAATCCTTACCGGCACGGGAATTGTCATCCGGGCTGGCGGAAGTCATTAAGTACGGCATTATTCTGGATCGCGATTTCTTTCTTTGGCTCGAAGAAAACATTGAGGCAGTGCGTGAGCTACGGCATGACGCGCTGGCTTACTGCATTCGACGCTGCTGTGAAATCAAAGCGGCAGTGGTCGCCGCTGATGAACGTGAAAGTGGCATGCGTGCATTGCTCAATTTGGGCCATACTTACGGGCATGCCATTGAAGCTGAAATGGGCTACGGTAACTGGCTTCATGGCGAAGCGGTTGCGGCAGGCATGGTAATGGCTGCGCATACGGCACGTCGCCTCGGGCAGTTCTCCGCAGCGGACGTCGAGCGCATCAAGTCTCTGTTGGTTCGTGCTGGCCTGCCAGTGAACGGCCCGACGCAAATGACGCCTGAAGCCTATCTTCCTCACATGATGCGAGACAAAAAAGTGCTAGCAGGTGAGCTACGTCTAGTGTTGCCAACAGCGATTGGTCAATCAGAAGTCCGCGGTGGCGTTGCGCATGACATGGTGTTGGCCTCAATAGCGGATTGCCAAGCCTGA
- a CDS encoding SPOR domain-containing protein gives MDEFKPEDELKPDTSDRRPTRQQKSSNFAVPKIALSRQHLMIGIGIVVLVLLIVGIGSALQAPSQPQTQQTQNQAGGERNIDLSSSSSMTQSAQPASQGENPTAVPGEAGHGAQTSSQAPMSPQTLSAPPISGTPTDAQVQPPVAGQQRIELPGNITDALSQQQGRVSEFSQGASGNSTLPTAPATVAPAGKTSATSSAKNTHSNATPAHANNAKPAANSAPKTPVASKPATNANAVPATSGKNVSVQNAPASHFTLQLSSASRSDTLKAYAKQHNLAHSWVYETKRDGKSWYVLVTGVYASSAEAKQAIAALPAEIQAKKPWVKPIRQVKQDLNK, from the coding sequence ATGGATGAGTTCAAGCCGGAAGATGAGCTGAAGCCTGATACCAGTGACCGTCGACCTACTCGTCAGCAAAAAAGCAGCAACTTCGCGGTACCCAAAATCGCGCTTTCCAGACAGCACCTGATGATTGGCATCGGGATCGTCGTGCTGGTGCTGTTGATTGTAGGTATCGGATCTGCTTTGCAGGCTCCTTCCCAACCACAAACGCAACAGACGCAGAACCAAGCGGGTGGAGAACGGAATATCGATCTCTCTTCCTCGTCTTCTATGACACAGAGCGCGCAACCTGCTTCACAGGGCGAGAACCCTACGGCGGTTCCCGGTGAGGCTGGTCATGGTGCGCAGACGTCTTCTCAAGCGCCGATGTCACCTCAAACATTAAGTGCCCCGCCGATTTCCGGTACGCCGACAGATGCGCAGGTTCAACCGCCGGTGGCAGGCCAGCAGCGTATTGAACTGCCGGGCAATATCACCGATGCATTGTCGCAACAGCAAGGGCGCGTGAGTGAATTCTCTCAGGGGGCGTCAGGAAATTCGACGCTGCCGACAGCGCCTGCAACGGTAGCTCCAGCAGGAAAAACGTCAGCGACATCGTCAGCTAAAAATACACATAGTAATGCGACGCCTGCACACGCCAACAACGCTAAGCCTGCTGCGAACAGCGCACCAAAAACGCCAGTAGCAAGCAAACCTGCGACTAACGCAAACGCGGTGCCAGCGACTAGCGGGAAGAACGTTTCCGTACAGAATGCGCCAGCCAGCCACTTTACTTTGCAATTGAGCAGCGCTTCACGCTCGGACACGCTGAAAGCCTACGCGAAGCAACACAATCTTGCCCATTCATGGGTTTATGAAACGAAACGAGACGGAAAATCCTGGTATGTGTTAGTGACCGGAGTCTATGCTTCTTCTGCGGAGGCGAAACAGGCGATTGCCGCGTTGCCCGCAGAGATACAAGCGAAAAAACCATGGGTTAAGCCGATCCGTCAGGTGAAGCAGGACTTGAATAAGTAA
- the dam gene encoding adenine-specific DNA-methyltransferase, whose amino-acid sequence MKKNRAFLKWAGGKYPLVEEIRRYLPAGDCLIEPFVGAGSVFLNTEYERYILADINSDLINLYNIVKSNAEEFVLDARKLFTDEVNTSEAFYLLRDEFNLCSDAYRRALLFLYLNRHCYNGLCRYNMRGEFNVPFGRYKKPYFPEEEIRWFALKSQNATFVCEHYQDTLEKAEKGSVIYCDPPYAPLSATANFTAYHTNNFSRADQQSLAQLARRLSVESQIPVLISNHDTLLTREWYQEAVLYVVKARRTISRNILGRSKVNELLALYR is encoded by the coding sequence ATGAAGAAGAACCGCGCTTTTTTAAAATGGGCTGGTGGTAAATATCCGCTGGTAGAAGAAATTCGTCGCTATTTACCCGCAGGAGACTGTCTTATTGAGCCTTTTGTTGGCGCAGGTTCCGTATTTCTGAATACGGAATATGAGCGCTACATATTGGCTGATATTAATAGCGACCTGATTAACCTGTACAATATCGTCAAATCGAATGCCGAGGAGTTTGTTCTCGACGCCCGTAAGCTGTTTACGGATGAAGTGAACACGTCTGAGGCGTTTTATCTGCTGCGTGACGAATTTAACCTTTGCAGCGATGCTTATCGGCGTGCCCTGCTATTTCTCTATTTGAATCGCCACTGCTATAACGGCCTGTGCCGTTACAATATGCGCGGTGAGTTCAATGTTCCTTTTGGGCGTTATAAGAAGCCCTATTTTCCTGAAGAAGAGATTCGCTGGTTTGCCCTGAAATCGCAAAATGCCACCTTCGTTTGTGAGCATTATCAGGACACGCTGGAAAAAGCAGAGAAGGGATCGGTTATTTATTGCGATCCACCCTATGCACCGCTGTCTGCTACCGCGAATTTTACGGCCTACCACACCAATAATTTCAGTCGTGCCGATCAGCAAAGTTTGGCGCAATTGGCTCGGCGTTTGTCAGTAGAAAGCCAGATCCCCGTGCTGATTTCCAATCATGACACCTTGCTGACCCGTGAGTGGTATCAGGAAGCTGTGCTTTATGTTGTTAAAGCGCGCAGAACCATTAGCCGTAATATTTTAGGGCGTAGTAAAGTAAACGAGTTATTAGCCCTATATCGGTAA
- the aroK gene encoding shikimate kinase AroK — translation MAEKRNIFLVGPMGAGKSTIGRQLAQQLNMEFFDSDQEIERRTGADVGWVFDVEGEEGFRDREEKVINELTEKQGIVLATGGGSVKSRETRNRLSARGVVVYLETTIEKQLARTQRDKKRPLLQVETPPREVLEALAKERNPLYEEIADVTIRTDEQSAKVVANQIINMLESN, via the coding sequence ATGGCAGAGAAACGCAATATCTTTCTGGTTGGGCCTATGGGTGCCGGCAAAAGCACTATTGGCCGTCAATTAGCTCAGCAACTCAATATGGAGTTTTTCGACTCCGATCAAGAAATTGAGCGACGCACTGGGGCTGATGTGGGCTGGGTATTCGATGTGGAAGGCGAAGAAGGCTTCCGCGATCGTGAAGAGAAAGTCATTAATGAATTGACGGAAAAGCAAGGCATCGTACTGGCAACAGGCGGTGGCTCAGTCAAATCACGTGAGACGCGTAACCGTCTTTCTGCGCGCGGCGTTGTCGTTTATTTGGAAACGACAATCGAGAAGCAACTGGCCCGCACGCAGCGTGATAAGAAACGTCCGTTACTTCAGGTTGAAACCCCTCCACGTGAAGTATTGGAAGCATTGGCGAAAGAGCGGAACCCGCTTTATGAAGAAATCGCGGATGTTACCATTCGGACTGACGAGCAAAGTGCCAAGGTCGTTGCTAACCAGATTATCAATATGCTGGAAAGCAACTAA